Proteins encoded in a region of the Neodiprion lecontei isolate iyNeoLeco1 chromosome 5, iyNeoLeco1.1, whole genome shotgun sequence genome:
- the LOC107217150 gene encoding uncharacterized protein LOC107217150 isoform X1, which produces MPVELVPVTPLAHCAAREPLREPQPRKMNKLCRQVSIESPGLAGRDCVFSFDIPVPDVPANGARIRVVCAGACYRPRRSPSQTSLTSVSSTGSLLSQDVSQEGDLPVNLPHYGVRDAALFPGYEVAGTVESLGSEIKENCGYAVGDRVILYPYDGVPNGYAEYMVVHDLKYLIKIPDSMELSVAAMLPTGALLAMNTVFAAHEHVQALLAERGDNSVCKILIVGTGGLALWAMRIAAYHFSNMKNRVTITIASLKDDGLMMAKEFKRVNVVQWNEDLYEKQLIERTMDACQGLVDVVIDFGTTSRSLHRSLQCLGKGGVVFVIREVADRLLPKFSRRAEERQQSIKPVDPGSLQQLEELVQLVASGQIEPPPHTVYPAEEAFDVVQKLCHSEIQGRAILRFYPTD; this is translated from the exons ATGCCTGTCGAACTTGTTCCCGTTACTCCATTGGCTCATTGCGCAGCTCGTGAACCGCTTAG gGAACCACAACCTCGCAAGATGAATAAATTGTGCCGCCAAGTTTCGATTGAAAGTCCTGGACTAGCAGGGCGAGACTGCGTCTTCAGCTTTGACATCCCAGTTCCAGACGTTCCTGCGAATGGTGCTAGAATCAGGGTGGTTTGCGCAGGAGCGTGTTACCGGCCTCGCCGTTCTCCAAGCCAGACAAGTCTAACGTCTGTATCGAGCACTGGAAGCCTGCTATCGCAGGACGTTTCACAGGAGGGTGACTTACCAGTGAATCTACCTCACTACGGGGTCAGAGACGCAGCCCTTTTCCCTGGGTATGAAGTCGCTGGAACCGTGGAGTCCCTAGGTAGCGAGATAAAGGAAAACTGTGGTTACGCAGTCGGAGATAGAGTCATTCTTTACCCGTACGACGGAGTTCCCAACGGCTATGCAGAATATATGGTCGTCCACGACTTGAAGTATCTCATCAAAATACCTGATAGCATGGAACTCAGCGTCGCTGCTATGCTGCCCACCGGTGCTCTCCTGGCAATGAACACTGTCTTTGCCGCCCACGAACATGTCCAAGCTCTTCTCGCAGAGAGGGGAGACAACAGCGTCTGCAAGATCCTCATTGTTGGTACTGGCGGACTCGCCCTTTGGGCAATGAGAATCGCAGCTTATCACTTCAGCAATATGAAGAACAGAGTTACCATCACCATCGCCTCACTCAAGGATGACGGACTCATGATGGCTAAGGAATTCAAACG TGTGAACGTTGTTCAATGGAATGAAGATTTGTACGAGAAGCAGTTGATAGAACGGACGATGGATGCGTGTCAGGGTCTTGTTGACGTTGTAATAGACTTCGGAACTACATCACGAAGCCTTCACCGCAGCCTGCAATGTCTTGGGAAGGGCGGTGTAGTCTTCGTCATTCGAGAAGTGGCTGATCGTCTTTTGCCAAAGTTCAGCAGACGTGCAGAGGAAAGGCAGCAAAGCATCAAGCCAGTTGACCCTGGTTCCTTGCAACAGCTCGAAGAACTTGTACAGTTGGTGGCTTCGGGACAAATTGAACCTCCTCCACACACAGTTTACCCTGCTGAAGAAGCCTTCGATGTTGTACAGAAGCTATGTCATTCCGAGATCCAGGGAAGGGCGATTCTCCGCTTTTATCCGACAGATTAA
- the LOC107217150 gene encoding uncharacterized protein LOC107217150 isoform X2, giving the protein MNKLCRQVSIESPGLAGRDCVFSFDIPVPDVPANGARIRVVCAGACYRPRRSPSQTSLTSVSSTGSLLSQDVSQEGDLPVNLPHYGVRDAALFPGYEVAGTVESLGSEIKENCGYAVGDRVILYPYDGVPNGYAEYMVVHDLKYLIKIPDSMELSVAAMLPTGALLAMNTVFAAHEHVQALLAERGDNSVCKILIVGTGGLALWAMRIAAYHFSNMKNRVTITIASLKDDGLMMAKEFKRVNVVQWNEDLYEKQLIERTMDACQGLVDVVIDFGTTSRSLHRSLQCLGKGGVVFVIREVADRLLPKFSRRAEERQQSIKPVDPGSLQQLEELVQLVASGQIEPPPHTVYPAEEAFDVVQKLCHSEIQGRAILRFYPTD; this is encoded by the exons ATGAATAAATTGTGCCGCCAAGTTTCGATTGAAAGTCCTGGACTAGCAGGGCGAGACTGCGTCTTCAGCTTTGACATCCCAGTTCCAGACGTTCCTGCGAATGGTGCTAGAATCAGGGTGGTTTGCGCAGGAGCGTGTTACCGGCCTCGCCGTTCTCCAAGCCAGACAAGTCTAACGTCTGTATCGAGCACTGGAAGCCTGCTATCGCAGGACGTTTCACAGGAGGGTGACTTACCAGTGAATCTACCTCACTACGGGGTCAGAGACGCAGCCCTTTTCCCTGGGTATGAAGTCGCTGGAACCGTGGAGTCCCTAGGTAGCGAGATAAAGGAAAACTGTGGTTACGCAGTCGGAGATAGAGTCATTCTTTACCCGTACGACGGAGTTCCCAACGGCTATGCAGAATATATGGTCGTCCACGACTTGAAGTATCTCATCAAAATACCTGATAGCATGGAACTCAGCGTCGCTGCTATGCTGCCCACCGGTGCTCTCCTGGCAATGAACACTGTCTTTGCCGCCCACGAACATGTCCAAGCTCTTCTCGCAGAGAGGGGAGACAACAGCGTCTGCAAGATCCTCATTGTTGGTACTGGCGGACTCGCCCTTTGGGCAATGAGAATCGCAGCTTATCACTTCAGCAATATGAAGAACAGAGTTACCATCACCATCGCCTCACTCAAGGATGACGGACTCATGATGGCTAAGGAATTCAAACG TGTGAACGTTGTTCAATGGAATGAAGATTTGTACGAGAAGCAGTTGATAGAACGGACGATGGATGCGTGTCAGGGTCTTGTTGACGTTGTAATAGACTTCGGAACTACATCACGAAGCCTTCACCGCAGCCTGCAATGTCTTGGGAAGGGCGGTGTAGTCTTCGTCATTCGAGAAGTGGCTGATCGTCTTTTGCCAAAGTTCAGCAGACGTGCAGAGGAAAGGCAGCAAAGCATCAAGCCAGTTGACCCTGGTTCCTTGCAACAGCTCGAAGAACTTGTACAGTTGGTGGCTTCGGGACAAATTGAACCTCCTCCACACACAGTTTACCCTGCTGAAGAAGCCTTCGATGTTGTACAGAAGCTATGTCATTCCGAGATCCAGGGAAGGGCGATTCTCCGCTTTTATCCGACAGATTAA